A genomic region of Rhodothermia bacterium contains the following coding sequences:
- a CDS encoding TonB-dependent receptor, giving the protein MAQNTGKISGRITDAAAGTPIPGATVQVEGTQLGAVSDANGNYFIIGVPVGAYNVRSTFVGYKTKTELGVRISSGRTTELNIVLAEENSTYLVTEIVFEKPLIAKDAVGAEKTISGEDIQNLPVRGVNGALGIQAGISTTDRGGSNARGGRSGEIVYYVDGIRTGDLAIPQGAISEQEMMVGNISARYGDAMSGVVNITTKSGTTKFFGTVEGVTSQFLDPYGYNLAEASLGGPIVKGKVSFFASGSYTNQLDTNPAWKKFPAVPEALVAEWQNSPQVIAVVNAAGVKSYVDLPGDLPSGTRIKVDAATHLPVYDGNNLIFIDKAGNEVRKVDLGADNKLFLVGGTVVEMWRKGEVLPVDQYEMRAASRDNFERLNLRGNMTFDLSKEIRLRVGGSQTSNNTGGGGTAISNYNFFTKNESSNRQGFATLTHRLSNNTFYQLQFDYVDASGVTYNPNFSNKVEDALFYGDVDNAANAMNAKYRSATSTLTSGALTDIVFNQIARDGVFASIGVNGFYSMPGSFLPNYSKSRTQKTHFSAEATTQVGIHQIQFGAEYEQQTQRAYTVAPASLARVYDDGNVEVTLKDQGKVSSWNDLVFGALDKNIAYYGYNYLGTEETDTEDIANLVAISKNSTLDKSYANTAPYRPIFFGGFIQDKIEYKDLVLNLGLRADIFDNNALVLKDPYALVEIIRANEVANRPSNIGEDFGVLYKDGDSKQAIVGYRSVEGDFFTANGEATTFVQLRNDFGAKHVSKSEDLTPNVFKDYKPRLNLMPRIGMSFPVTDQALFFASYGVTSQRPSSNYLSTYGYLRFQRENSGSLTSNTDLAPPRTIEYSLGFRQRLGEKMAATLTGFIRQQKGQVGNRKLIFTYPWSANDQRQNVDFASIKGVEAEVELRRMKGFQMNVNYTLSFAEGTGSDPATFGNISWLGGEDPFYPNFLSRMNFDSRHAVNVSLDYRIGKGEGPEIAGMKLLENFGVNVLGVFKTGRPYTMRTRAVDAISPGPEVAGFLVGGINNGETPPTSRIDLKVDRRFALGKANMVAYLEVQNLLNQENIFGVYAATGLPDYDGFLIEPDGLAKYPVGSLRRDQYSLIANNNRGAYGLPRMTRLGLRFTF; this is encoded by the coding sequence TTGGCACAAAACACGGGTAAGATTTCTGGGCGCATCACTGATGCTGCTGCAGGAACTCCAATCCCGGGTGCTACCGTACAGGTGGAGGGCACTCAGTTGGGAGCGGTAAGCGACGCTAACGGAAATTACTTTATCATTGGGGTGCCAGTCGGTGCTTACAATGTGCGGTCAACGTTCGTCGGTTACAAAACCAAAACAGAATTGGGCGTTCGGATTAGTTCCGGACGTACCACCGAACTAAACATCGTCCTCGCCGAGGAGAATTCAACTTACTTGGTGACCGAAATTGTTTTTGAAAAACCACTTATCGCAAAGGATGCGGTTGGGGCAGAAAAAACGATTAGTGGTGAGGACATCCAGAACTTGCCAGTGCGTGGTGTAAACGGCGCGCTCGGCATCCAAGCCGGTATTTCTACCACCGACCGTGGTGGCTCGAATGCGCGCGGTGGTCGGAGTGGTGAAATTGTTTACTATGTTGACGGGATACGTACCGGAGACTTGGCCATCCCACAAGGCGCTATTTCAGAACAAGAAATGATGGTGGGCAATATCTCGGCCCGCTACGGCGATGCGATGTCGGGTGTGGTAAACATTACTACCAAATCTGGTACGACTAAATTCTTTGGAACCGTGGAAGGTGTAACCTCCCAATTCTTGGATCCCTACGGCTATAATTTGGCTGAGGCCTCATTAGGTGGTCCGATTGTTAAGGGGAAAGTCAGTTTCTTCGCCTCTGGTTCTTATACGAATCAATTGGACACCAACCCCGCTTGGAAAAAATTCCCCGCAGTTCCAGAAGCATTGGTTGCAGAGTGGCAAAACAGCCCACAAGTGATTGCGGTTGTTAACGCTGCTGGTGTAAAATCATATGTGGATTTGCCCGGAGATTTACCGAGCGGTACACGGATTAAGGTAGATGCCGCAACGCATTTACCTGTATATGATGGTAACAACCTGATCTTCATTGACAAAGCTGGTAACGAAGTCCGTAAAGTGGATTTGGGAGCCGACAATAAGCTCTTCTTGGTGGGCGGAACGGTTGTTGAAATGTGGCGCAAAGGGGAAGTATTGCCCGTTGACCAATACGAAATGCGTGCGGCCAGCCGCGATAATTTCGAGCGTTTGAACCTTCGTGGTAACATGACGTTTGATCTTTCAAAAGAAATTCGTCTCCGCGTGGGTGGTTCGCAAACGTCCAACAATACTGGTGGCGGCGGAACAGCGATTTCGAACTATAACTTCTTTACCAAAAACGAAAGCAGCAACCGTCAAGGTTTTGCTACCCTCACACACCGTTTATCGAACAATACCTTCTATCAATTGCAGTTCGACTATGTGGACGCAAGCGGCGTTACCTATAATCCTAACTTCAGCAATAAAGTGGAAGACGCTTTGTTCTATGGCGATGTTGACAATGCAGCCAATGCAATGAACGCAAAATACCGTTCTGCAACTTCTACCTTAACCAGTGGCGCGTTGACGGATATTGTCTTCAATCAAATTGCAAGAGACGGTGTATTTGCGAGTATCGGGGTGAATGGCTTTTATAGTATGCCGGGCTCATTCTTGCCGAACTATTCAAAAAGCCGTACCCAAAAAACGCACTTCTCTGCCGAGGCAACCACACAGGTTGGTATCCACCAGATCCAATTTGGGGCAGAATACGAGCAACAAACACAGCGTGCTTATACCGTAGCTCCCGCTTCGCTTGCCCGCGTTTATGATGATGGAAATGTGGAAGTTACCCTGAAAGACCAAGGTAAAGTGTCTTCATGGAATGATCTCGTATTTGGTGCATTGGATAAAAACATTGCTTATTACGGCTATAATTACCTTGGAACCGAAGAAACCGATACCGAGGATATTGCAAACTTGGTGGCGATTTCTAAGAACTCTACCTTAGACAAGAGCTATGCCAATACCGCGCCTTATCGTCCCATTTTCTTTGGCGGTTTTATCCAAGACAAAATCGAATACAAGGACTTGGTATTGAATCTGGGTCTCCGTGCCGACATCTTCGACAACAACGCACTCGTATTGAAAGACCCTTATGCGTTGGTTGAGATCATTCGTGCTAACGAAGTAGCCAACCGTCCTTCCAATATTGGAGAAGACTTTGGCGTATTGTATAAAGATGGTGATAGCAAGCAAGCGATTGTGGGCTATCGTAGTGTCGAAGGTGACTTCTTCACTGCCAATGGCGAAGCAACCACCTTCGTTCAACTCCGCAATGACTTTGGTGCAAAGCACGTTTCTAAGTCGGAAGACTTAACTCCGAACGTGTTTAAGGACTACAAGCCTCGCTTGAACCTCATGCCGCGTATCGGGATGAGCTTCCCTGTAACTGACCAAGCTTTGTTCTTTGCAAGCTATGGGGTAACGTCTCAGCGCCCAAGCTCCAACTACCTTTCGACCTATGGCTATTTACGCTTTCAACGGGAAAATTCGGGTAGTTTGACCAGCAATACCGACCTTGCGCCACCCCGTACCATCGAGTACTCACTCGGTTTCCGTCAACGTCTCGGCGAAAAAATGGCTGCTACCCTTACGGGATTTATCCGTCAACAAAAAGGCCAAGTGGGTAACCGTAAACTCATCTTTACCTACCCATGGTCTGCAAATGACCAACGTCAAAACGTGGACTTTGCTTCTATCAAAGGTGTTGAAGCCGAGGTGGAACTCCGTCGGATGAAAGGCTTCCAGATGAACGTAAACTATACGCTCTCTTTTGCAGAAGGAACAGGATCTGACCCTGCAACCTTTGGTAACATTTCTTGGCTGGGTGGTGAAGACCCCTTCTATCCAAACTTCCTTAGCCGGATGAACTTCGATAGCCGTCATGCGGTAAACGTTTCTTTGGACTATCGTATTGGTAAAGGTGAAGGTCCAGAAATCGCTGGTATGAAACTCCTTGAGAACTTTGGGGTGAATGTATTGGGCGTGTTCAAAACCGGACGTCCTTACACCATGCGTACCCGTGCAGTAGATGCCATTTCTCCGGGTCCTGAAGTAGCCGGCTTTTTGGTTGGTGGGATCAACAACGGTGAAACGCCCCCTACAAGCCGTATTGACCTGAAGGTTGACCGTCGTTTTGCACTCGGCAAAGCCAATATGGTGGCTTATCTCGAAGTACAAAACCTCTTGAATCAAGAAAACATCTTTGGTGTATATGCCGCTACTGGCTTGCCAGACTATGATGGCTTCTTGATTGAGCCAGATGGTCTTGCAAAGTACCCTGTTGGTAGCCTTCGCCGTGATCAGTATTCCTTAATTGCCAACAACAACCGAGGTGCATATGGCTTACCGCGTATGACCCGCCTTGGTTTGCGTTTCACCTTCTAA
- a CDS encoding phosphoglycerate dehydrogenase — MQKVIITDAVDKACVEMLEAKGIQADVKLKLPKEELVAILPEYEGWIIRSGTKITPELMEAAPNLKVIGRAGVGVDNVDLDAATRKGILVMNSPDGNTLSTAEHTCAMMQSLARHLPQAHSSLKSGAWERNKFNGTELFGKTLGVIGAGKIGRAVAERMRGFGMNVVAFDPMLNHAVAERLGIVLVSLDELYAQSDIITVHTPLTEETNGLLNRETFAKCKKGVLVVNCARGEIINELELLEALESGQVGGAALDVYSAEPPGPSLRPLIEHPKVVATPHIAASTKEAQLKVAEEVTAELIEALQGRSVRTSVNSFAIRMAARSEVQSFLKLAEKLGQVAGQLMDGSLQKVVVRCMGDVPKRYSELLSLAVMRGILSKWHSYVNYINASVIAQEMGVVFEEQRSDDAGAFTELLEVSFVTTTGTRKLTGTVFVGENPRIVEIDGYPLEVKPEGHILFYTNVDRPGMVAAVGRILAENQINIATFTLGRTGKGGEAITAVCVDDTMTDVVKAQIAAIDGVQNVKVVFVP; from the coding sequence ATGCAAAAGGTCATTATTACGGATGCAGTAGATAAAGCCTGCGTCGAGATGCTGGAAGCAAAGGGCATTCAGGCGGATGTGAAACTGAAACTTCCGAAAGAAGAACTTGTTGCCATTTTGCCGGAGTACGAAGGCTGGATCATCCGAAGCGGAACCAAGATCACGCCAGAACTGATGGAGGCTGCACCCAATCTGAAAGTGATTGGCCGTGCGGGTGTAGGTGTGGACAATGTGGATCTGGATGCTGCCACCCGAAAAGGGATATTGGTGATGAACTCGCCAGATGGGAATACGCTTTCTACCGCCGAGCATACCTGTGCCATGATGCAATCCCTTGCTCGCCACTTGCCACAAGCACATTCGTCGCTCAAGTCTGGTGCATGGGAACGCAATAAATTTAATGGAACCGAGCTTTTTGGCAAAACATTGGGCGTCATCGGCGCTGGAAAAATCGGACGGGCGGTCGCCGAACGCATGAGAGGTTTTGGAATGAATGTGGTGGCCTTCGACCCTATGTTGAACCATGCGGTGGCGGAAAGGTTGGGTATCGTTTTGGTTTCGCTGGATGAACTGTATGCGCAAAGTGACATTATTACCGTGCATACACCACTGACCGAGGAAACCAATGGCTTGCTGAACCGCGAAACCTTTGCCAAGTGTAAGAAAGGGGTTTTGGTGGTAAACTGCGCTCGTGGTGAAATCATCAACGAATTGGAACTCCTTGAGGCGTTGGAGTCCGGACAAGTAGGTGGAGCGGCACTTGATGTGTATTCTGCCGAGCCACCCGGCCCGAGCCTTCGTCCCCTTATCGAACATCCCAAGGTGGTGGCCACACCTCATATTGCGGCCTCTACCAAAGAAGCACAACTCAAAGTGGCGGAGGAAGTCACCGCCGAATTGATCGAGGCTTTACAAGGCCGTTCGGTTCGTACCTCCGTGAACTCCTTTGCCATTCGTATGGCCGCTCGTAGCGAAGTTCAATCCTTCTTAAAATTGGCAGAGAAATTAGGGCAAGTTGCAGGACAACTCATGGATGGCTCGCTCCAAAAAGTGGTTGTACGCTGTATGGGGGATGTGCCCAAGCGCTATTCCGAGTTGCTTTCTTTGGCCGTGATGCGCGGGATTTTGTCTAAATGGCATAGTTATGTAAACTACATCAATGCCTCGGTGATCGCACAAGAGATGGGCGTAGTGTTCGAGGAACAACGAAGCGATGATGCCGGAGCATTCACTGAATTGTTAGAAGTCTCCTTTGTCACAACAACTGGAACCCGAAAATTAACCGGAACGGTGTTTGTAGGAGAAAACCCACGCATCGTGGAGATAGACGGTTATCCATTGGAAGTTAAGCCGGAAGGGCATATTTTGTTCTACACCAATGTGGATCGCCCAGGTATGGTGGCGGCAGTAGGTCGGATTTTGGCGGAAAACCAAATCAATATTGCAACCTTCACGCTTGGGCGCACCGGAAAAGGTGGTGAAGCCATTACCGCTGTATGTGTGGATGATACCATGACAGATGTCGTTAAAGCACAAATTGCTGCCATTGACGGGGTTCAAAATGTAAAGGTGGTTTTTGTGCCTTAA